The Branchiostoma floridae strain S238N-H82 chromosome 6, Bfl_VNyyK, whole genome shotgun sequence genomic interval TTCTTCTACGCAGTCACGCTGGCGTACGCAACAGCACAGGTATGGGTGTTCATGGTGAACATTCCTTTTCAATttcttgaaatagaaaaaagattaaaaatctTTTAAGTGTGGTCTGTTTTCAGTAACATTTATCAATTGCACAAGTACAATCATCTAAGTTATTACATTTGCAGCAATGTCCATGTtagtgttattcagcaccagggatattctcactgacactgccatccctgtccctgatgctgaatgacattcacactggcAGTGGCACTGTGGCTGTCACTTAGTACCAATGTCAGTGCAAATGTGTGAAAGTTGTTACTTGGAAATGCAATTTTTCAAGACATCTTCCTTCCAACCTCTGCAGATCTTCCTGCTGACGGACCTCCTGTACGCCTTCTTAAGACGAGAGTTCCACCTGCGACACGGGCCTGCTCCCAAGGAGGGCCAGGGGATGCCGATTCTCATGAACCTCAAGTGACGTCTCAGCCTACATCATTTCCACTTCAACACTGTCCAGTTGTGTGCTTTGTCTTCTGTACATAAACGTTTCTCATCAAACTGTGGGTGCAATCTTACAGGGGTATCCCATTGGTCTGCTGACTGCTGTACATTGGCGGCCTTTCTGTGTTCTAAATAGAATTTGTGTTAAACTTGACAGACAAGAGATTTGTTATTTTTATCAAGGAAATTTGTCAGGCTCACTTAGCCGCAGCGACAAAGCCAACGTAACACAGTCTCAGTGAGATTCGTGTATATTTTGATCTGAATACTTTTCTTTGCATGAACCTTTAGGTGACGTTGCATGAGGACCTAAACAATTATGTTTAACTTAGTGTCAgtgtgtggcagagactgtcattctcgtataggactgtttagccacagtcgacgctgtagggcggatatcaattaggattttaccatggtcaatattgactgaaggaggccatatacatacAGTGCTGTGTCAGTGCAAAATTGCTGATATTTCCTCGCAGGATTTCATTGTGATAGAAATTGTGTCactgtttttttctcatcagatgaaatctgtgtacaaatatgtttttaaTATCCTGTGGAGatgagttttttttctatttaatAAATGGGCAACATGAGAAGAAAGAGTCGTTGTGACCATAAGATTTGTGCTTGCATGTCGTATTTATTGAAGATGTCTGTCTACATGTCTATGTCTATTAAATGTCATGGAGTACACATTGGTGGATTAGAAAGTATTGTGTAGGAAAGTTTATCATAGACTTAAAACATTACATAGGCTTTGGCAAGAAAACATGACTCGATATCCCATACTGGTGTCTCATTCTTTTTACTACAGACACATTCTGCATACAAAATTGGTGTTCCTCAAGCTTGTTAATAATTACAAGTCTGAACCTACTGCTGTTATACATAAGTAACTGCTATATACAATAAACAATGTACATAGCacaaatgtaaacaacatgCACGCACATGCATGTGTTAGCAACCTACACTTCTGTTAACAATTTGTCACTCATTGTTTACTAGTAACGCCAGTATTATTCCTATATAAACAAGATGAAGGAGATGGAGTTTGCATGGAAACCCCTATGTGTTCAATGTGAGCCTTGTCTATTTGTGTACCACATACAGAGTAAATTGATGTTGATTGGTAATATTACactttaatcaatcaatcaatttcaaaatcttcGTGGTAGTCCGGTCTGCAATTCACACAAAGCTGTCAATTAAAGGTCATGCTATGTTTAAATGTCCTCAGAGATGGGGCACTCAGTACAGTCTCCGGGATGTCATTCCAGGTAGCCAGACCTGATGCAGCCAGCGATCTTCTTACACATTCTCTGTTTATTCAGGTACAATCAGCTTGAGAGTTCAGGATCGCCTAGTACGTCAGTTTGAGGTTTAAGCACTTTGCCTACAGCACCAGTTCCGCAGCATACGGGTTGACTTCTACCAATACTTTCTTGAACACCTCCCAGGCGCTTTTACCCTTTCTTCCTAGCGTGTCCAACAGTTCTCTAGCCTTGTCACGAAGCGTTCTGTTAGCCCTGATGCTGTCACATTCCTCCACAGTCAGGATGTCACGTGCCTGCAGGTGGTCCAGGATTGGCTCCACGTGTCGCAAGGCCTGGACCAGCTCTGGGCGGTTCCTGGTGAGCGGGTCCTCATCCTCTCTACACAGCAGGTCACTCACCTGCTCCGTGAACCCGAGGGTGGGATGGGAGATTGCACCGCCCTCTGTTGTTGCCTTGCTGATCTCCTCCTTGCCGTAAGAGTAGAACTCCTCCCTGTGTTCCTTCAGTGCACGAGCGCTGAGCACCTTCTCTACTGTGCCTGTTCCTGGGCTGCACTCATCCAGCACATCAGCGATGATGttctccagctgctgcagcatctTGCCACACTGACCCTTGTCACCCTGTACACTCCGGACACAGATGGTGACTGCACGGCCGTCCGGAGAGAGTTTGATCAGACCTTCCACATTTAAGTCCCAACATTTGGCGCCATCTCTCCACAGCAGCGGGCGATTCTCCAGCTCCCTCATCAGGCGGGTCTGCACTCGGGGGAAGAACCCGGAGGAGAACATGTCAGTTGAGTCGGCACACTGGACTTGCTTCCCAAAGTAGACCACCTTTGGCTCAAGTGTTGGTTGCCACTTGTCAGGAGGCATGGTTTGTGTCAGCAGCcctgggaagatgaaggtctgTCCGTCATAGGAGTGGCAGAGCTGGAACTCTTGCAGCAGGGTGATGAGGAGATCCACGTCAGCAACGTCTTGGAAGACGCGCTGGATCTCCGCCCTGGTGACGTAGTCTTCGCTTGTTCTCTCCGGGCGGGGAATGGGGAAGTTGACTGGTGCCATCATTGGGCCGATGACGTCTGTGCAGAGCCAGTTGGGCTTCAGGACAATGATGGGATCAGAAGCACTGGGACAGGAGAAGATGACCTGTAGAACAAACTTGGAACATTGAGTCACATTCGATGAAATCATTGGAATGGGTCTGTGACTTTACAAACATACGACACCAAAACTATTCTAATGATTATAGGTCAGTAGATCGAACTAATATAGGATAAGTGGACTGTTGATAAAAAGATTCAAAATAGATGGCCAGGAAAGGGATTACAAACTGGTTATAACACGTTACGACGAACCGTAGTTCTTTTTTAATGCTTTCACAATGAGACATCCTACCTCCCCCAGACGGTGTAGGTGTCTTGTAGATTTCAGCAGGAATTCCTCGTCCACATGTGGGTCGATCTCTTTGACTGCTTCCACGTAGTCTGGCCACCTCAGTACAGGACACTTCGGGCTGCACTTCttcttacaccagctgaacagATGCTTGGTGATTTCACCACACAATTTAGGCATCTGGCGTTGGCGCTGTTATTAACAAATATGTTTTATAGGTAAATTGTGGGTCCGTTTTTTGCAATATACTCTATCAACGTTTGTAGTGTAATCACATATCTACCTCAAACATTTCCGTCCTCATACTGGCCAGCAGTTTCTTGAGCCGGTCCATCTCAGGTGTTAGGGTCTCCTTACAGTTCATCAGGAAGACTTCGTCTGAGATGTGGAGGTGATCTTtgaactctgacgtcatcaagtgCAGAAGATGGGCAGCTTGGCGTTGTCCTGAATGCCGAAAGCAAAACATACGAAAGGACATGTTCTTATTCAGTGAAGTTAAAACCAGAAAGTCGCCTGTCACTGCAATAGTTCTAACCTATTACAGAAATATATGTTATGTTTATTGAAGTATCTTGTAACTGAATGCCATAATTCATGGGCCGATGCAGATGAAGCCATCTTACCTCTGTCTCGTACTTGCAATTGATCTGCATGGCTGGCCACCAGGATGACGTCCGGCTGCCGGTTTGGGTTGCAGGACTTGATGAAACTCAGCCACCAGTGGAGCTGGGACGGAGTTGATCGTGGACATGTCAGTGGAAAattacaaaggttcaaactggtacagtagaagccgcttaattgcacggcttatttgccagtgaatctggtgcaattatccggctggtgcaatgatgcgaagttatctagctggattgcactggtttgggattctgggattccgtgcagttaacagaagtgtgcgttaatccgatgtgcaaaaAACTAGCTTACACTGTACTTAGCAGATACGACCGATGTGTATGCACTGTTAAACAAATAAAGGGCAGTGCGGTGTGGTGTTGAAACATAGAGCAATCATGTAATTGTTTAAGTGGCAGTCACCTGTCGTTCTTGTTCCTCGCTGTCGTCCATGATATTGTACAGCACGATGAAGATAGTGTACCTGGCGTCCATGAACATACTGTGGGTCACCGCGTACTCCGCCTGCCCAGCAAAATCCCACAGGCTGACCTGTCCCACTCCCGGGATGCTGACGTTCCCAACATCCACCCCTGGGGTGGGGTCGTGAGGCTCCTCAACTGACGACATTTTACCAAGACTTCCCAATCTGGCGATCACTGGGCGCTGTTGGACAGCAGTTCGTCATTAATGTGTTTTACTGATTTTCTCCGTCTCTGTTCAACTTGGCACACTTAAATATGTTGGGGTAAGACACAGTGTAAAGAATCCGACCATCTTCCGTTTGTTCTAATATAAAATGTACGATAGTTTTACGTTTTCAAAACAATAAGAATGAAGACCTTCTATGAACGTTTCTGCTCTCTTATAcgctaagtacatgtagatgataaAGTGCAGTTCTAAGTTGTTCTTTGTACAGTTAGCGTTATAAGAATATGGTATCTTGCTAcaactacaaagtctaatgtatatttgtatgtacagGTTCTCGCTTCTCTCCTTCTCACTTCTAatgacagttgtaaatgtagggCAGATGGAGCTTGAAATAATACATGATTATAAGGAAAATAGCAAAATCGGTAGGAAAGAGGCGGAACTCAAAGGAGTTGGCCTAGATGTTGTTCTGGAAGAATGACTTTGGAGCGATGTATCTTGGCGAGTATCACTTGCACTATTTTTTTCAGCGAATAAATGCTTTTTATTTACGAAGTTCCTTACCTTTGTAAAACTTGCCTTCAGAGTAGATTTCCCTGCGTTCTCCCTCCCACCCAAGACCACCTTACACCTGTTCACTTTCACTCCGCCAGACTTCTGCAGCAACTCGTGGTACTTCTTTTCTTGCATCACCTGCTTCTCTCGATTCTAGGAGATGGGAAATTAAAAAAGATAGTAAGTTTAAAAGATCTGTCAGTTAATTAGCCTAGAATACATCATATCATGGGTCTAGCCGGAAGTAATCAGGTGAGTGGACTGGAGGTGGAATAGGATGGCTGTTTCTTTATAGCTGCTACGTTGTACTAAAGTCTACTCCACCAGTCATCGATAATGTTACTATCTATGTAGCTAGATGACGTCGACCATTTTTTCCATAAACATCGGCCATTATTATACAATACTCACCAATTGTGAGCTCTCCACATAGATCCAACATGCATGGTGGCCAAGTGTACCAAAAGTGGACCTGTTCCTTTCAATCACCGAACATGTGGTTATAGGAGGTGTTTATAGGAACCTACTATGCCTTATGTCACCGTATAAACCTCACAGAGGGTCATTAGCCGCATGTTTACCTTCAGGACACGCCGAGTCTTCCGGTCATCTGCACAATCTGACGGAGTCATCCCCCTCTGTACAGGCAGATATGGAAATAGATATGTGTTACTCTAGACATGCACATGGAATATCTCATAGGAACGCGTGTGTCAC includes:
- the LOC118417320 gene encoding phosphatidylinositol glycan anchor biosynthesis class U protein-like produces the protein MRNLFLVVCMWLYSIVLAPVLWHLWIYYGSANANFFYAVTLAYATAQIFLLTDLLYAFLRREFHLRHGPAPKEGQGMPILMNLK
- the LOC118417375 gene encoding death-associated protein kinase 1-like, which gives rise to MAEAGPEEMDLYTFFTAVEEGDVQTVRRGLEAGVDVNVKRRWGDWSDQTPLHVASRYGRTELAELLIEHKAEVDARGELQSTPLHRAALMGHTGTCELLIRHGADVMARDELQETPLHRAAAGGHTGTCELLIRHGADVMARTKVGRTPADAAEDRRTRRVLKNREKEVIQEKSYHELLQKSGGVKVNRCKVFVFGMAETGKSTLKESLQRGRVAALLQGLWSSQEEPHDPTPGVDVGTFHIPGVGEVSLWDFAGQAEYAVTHSMFMDAENTVFIVLYNIMDDSEEQERQLHWWLSFIKSCNPNRQPDVILVASHADQLQVRDRGQRQAAHLLHLMTSEFKDHLHISDEVFLMNCKETLTPEMDRLKKLLASMRTEMFERQRQMPKLCGEITKHLFSWCKKKCSPKCPVLRWPDYVEAVKEIDPHVDEEFLLKSTRHLHRLGEVIFSCPSASDPIIVLKPNWLCTDVIGPMMAPVNFPIPRPERTSEDYVTRAEIQRVFQDVADVDLLITLLQEFQLCHSYDGQTFIFPGLLTQTMPPDKWQPTLEPKVVYFGKQVQCADSTDMFSSGFFPRVQTRLMRELENRPLLWRDGAKCWDLNVEGLIKLSPDGRAVTICVRSVQGDKGQCGKMLQQLENIIADVLDECSPGTGTVEKVLSARALKEHREEFYSYGKEEISKATTEGGAISHPTLGFTEQVSDLLCREDEDPLTRNRPELVQALRHVEPILDHLQARDILTVEECDSIRANRTLRDKARELLDTLGRKGKSAWEVFKKVLVEVNPYAAELVL